The Dromaius novaehollandiae isolate bDroNov1 chromosome 27, bDroNov1.hap1, whole genome shotgun sequence genome contains the following window.
GATGCTGGAAACCAGTGGGCGGCCCAGCCGGCTGCGCTGGGTTTAGAGCAATCCGGTAACTTGGGCGAGGTGCATCGGAAACACCGGCACAGAGGATGCAGAGGGGGATTTCTCCCAGTCCCGGACCTAAGGGGGGCTTTGCAGCTTTGCTCCTTCTCCGCCGGGATGCTACAACCTGGCGGGAGCTGCACGGAGCAGCCGCCCTCGGAGCGGCCCCGGCGCTCGCCCAGGTCGCGGAGCGGCAAACAGGAAACGCGCCCGCGCGGGCGGTTAGCGCAACCCGAAAACGGAAAGCCGCCTTGAGCAAGGGCGAGCGAGAGATGTCGGCGCGCGGCAGCATCGCCCTCCGCGCGCGCCCGACCTGCCGGTGAGCCGCGCCGCGTGCCCGGCCCCGAAATTGAGGTCCCCTCTGGGTGCTCGGGGAAGGTAAGCGATGCCCTGGGCGCTCTGCACCGCTTAAGTCCGGCTTAGGTGTGCGTCGCCGCCCGGCAGGCTGGGTCTCTCGCGTCATAGTTCGGATAGCacctaaaaaaagagaaataagggggaaaaaaggtgttTTGCTCGGTGGCGGTGAGCTGGGGGCTCCCTTTTGGTGGCGGGGTGCCCTTTTCGGGCGGCTGGGAGAGGCAGCGGGGATGCGGGGATGCTGCGCGGCTGTGCTCCCGCGGCCGGGTGCAGGCGCCGGGGTCGCCGGTTCTAATCCCGGCTCCCCTGCCGACACCGGGCCGCTCGCCCGCGCGGTGCCTGACCTCCTCCTGCCCCTGTTAGCTGCAAGTATATCGGCCCAACCGCGGTGTTTAGTTCCCTCGGGGACTTTTTTACGCTCGCCCTCGCTCTGCGCCCCCGCCGCTCCGCGTGCAGCgggccccccccttccccggggcGGGCTGGCGCGGCAAACTGGGGCTTTCCCCACGCTTCGCCCCAAAAAGCTCCCGCTTGcattttctgggggaaaaacagGGCACCCGATTTTCACCGTTGGCTTTGGGGTCTGCTGCAGCGCCGGAGCCCCGGCTCGGGCGATGCCACGCTGCTCGCGGGTGTCACACTTCAAGTTAGAGGGGAAaggggttggtttttttgttattttttgggGGCCCATTCGCACGTTTCCTGTGCACCGCGGCACTGCGGCAGAGCCGCTCTCGCAAAAGGGAAGGCTGAACGTGTCGAAGCCGCCGCGGCTTCCTCGTCCCCGCGGGGACCGGCGGTGGGAGGAAGCCCCGGCGGTTCTCCAGCCGCGGCTCTCCGCTACCTTCCGCCCAGCCGCCTTCAGCCTCCTGCCGCCGCCACGAGGCCCCGGGGATGGGCGCCGGCGGCAGGGACGGGGCCGAGAGCCTCCCCGCGGTGATGTCCCCGCCTGGGAGGCACCTCACGGCCTCCAAAGCGGTGGGAGGAGGTTGCAAAGGCACCGGGGAGCGCCGTGAAAACGAAAATCGCGCCGCGACCCACCGCGTCCCCCCTCCGCGGCAGGGCGAGCCATGGCCGAGCGCCGGGCGGGCGCCAAGGGCCGGCGCCTGGGCTCCAGCCGGCGCAAGCAGCTGCGCGAGGCGCTCGGCGAGGATGCTGCCGCCGCGGCATCGGTACCCGGCGCCGAGGAGGAACCGCCGCCGGCAGCCGACACGGCGCAGAAGGTGCAGGACTTCTTCCAGGCGTGCGACCGGGAGCAGAAGGGCTTCGTCACCCGCGCCGACGTGCAGGTAGGTGGTCGGGATGCCCACGGTGGTGCCACCCGCGGCGGCCGCCGTCCCCTGACCCTCCTCGCCCTTAGAAACTGCGGGCGGAGGATTTCCCGTGCAGCGCCGAGGAGCTGGAGCTCATCTTCGACGGGCTGGACGCCGACGGCACCGGGCGCTTAACCAGCGAGGAGCTCGCTGCCGGGCTCGGTGAGCACCCGGGTCGCGGGCTGGGAAGCGCCGAGGCCACGGGCTCCCGACGCTGATGGTTTTGGCCGTCCCGCGGCAGGGCAGCTCGTGAGCTCGCAGCGGGCCACCCGCGACCACCGCCGGCGGAAAACGGCCTCCCGCAGGGACCGCTTGGTCCCCGGCGGCCCCGTCTTGGAGGAGGCGGACAGCGAGGAGAGGAAGCACTTCGCCGCCTTCGTGGACCAGCTGGGCACGGACAACGTCTTTGAAGAGTAAAGAGCCCGTGGGAGGCTGGTGGGACGGGGCGACCGCTGCCCGGGGAAAGGGTCCTCGCCAAATTGGGTCCCTGTCTGGGTGACGAGCCCAGAAATGGCTTGGAGCCACTTCTGCCCCAAGCACGGGAGCCGGGTTACGGCTCCTCCAGGACCTTGTCCCCAACGGCGTGGCCTAAGCCAGAGGGTCCCTgcgcccgcccggctccggggGATGCTCCTGCCACGGGGTTGGGGGGCTCTGGTGGGCGATCGCTGCAAAACGCCCCTCCCTTTGCAGCCAGGAGATCTGGCAGCTCTGGGTGAGGCTGCGGCAGGACGAGCCCCCGCTGCTGGGCAACCTGGAGGACTTCTTGGCCAAGATGAGGCGCCGCATCCAAGAAGCCAAGAGCGAGAAGGAGGCCTTGGAGGTCATCCTGGACAAGTGAGCCAGGGCTGTggagggggacggggacgggaagGGTGGGACGGGGCCCTCTGCTCACCCTAGCTGTGGGATGAACCAACGAGGGAGAAATCCAGCTGCTTTTAGCATCTCCATCCGCGGCTGGAGGCTTCACGTGGTGCTGATATTTGGGGTTGGGCTCCCTCTACAGTCACGCGTGGGACAGCAGGAGTGCCGGATTCAGGCCGGGTGGACACATCCTCGCTGGGCGAACAGCCTCCGGCTCCCGTGGGTGCCGCGGGCCAGTTCCCAAGCCCACCGCGGCGGGGACTGACCCCCGTCGCCCCGCTGTGCCCCGGCAGGCGCGTGGCTGAGCACAACAGGGAGgtgcagcagctctgcgaggcccTGGAGCAGCAGATGCGCCAGGAGACGCAGCGGCTGGAGCAGGAGGTGGGTCACCAGCCCCCCCGGCTGCTCCTCTCCCCCCGGGACAACGCTGCACCCACAGGGTCACCCAAAACAGCATCTCCAaggccccctgctccctccctgtccCAGGGACCCGTAGCGAGGGCCATCACTGCCACAGGCTCTCAGCTTCCCAATGTCACCCCAAAGCTGAGCTGGGGGGGCTCCAAGAGGCCACCAAACACATCCCCATCGCTAGGAGGACCAAAGTTGTGTAGAGCATCCTGATGCATCTCCATCTCGCCTGCTCTGAACTTGCCCCCCTCTGGGAGAtaccccccccccgctccctcgCCCCGGGGGTTAATGGCATTAACGGCGTGGCCGTGACCGCAGAGCGAGGCCCGGAGCCACCAGCACGGCGCGGAGCTGTGGCAAGCGCTGGCCGCCCGCGAGACCCAGATGCAGCGGCTGGTGTCGGCGCAGACAGAGgtgagcggggcggccgccgcggccccgtgAGCTTGGGCACGTCCCGAGCGCAGCGGACGAGCCCCGGGGCTGGAGGGGTTTCGGCGACGGGGTTGCGGCAGGGGAGCCCGCGCCatgccgcgctccccgccgcagcTGGAGGCGCGTTGCCGCAGCCTGCGCAGCTCGCGGGAGGCCGCCGGCACCGAGAACCGGCGCCTGGAGCGCAGCAACCGGGCGCTGGAGGAGCGGCTGCGGCACGTCCGCCTGCAGCTCCGCGACACCCAGGGCCGCCTGCGAGCCGCCAAGGCCGCCACGGCGAGGTGAGTAGTGCGGGAATCGGCATCGCCCCCTCCGTCCTCCCGCATCTGGCGAGAAACGAGTTTGTCGGGTCTCAGCCCTTCCTCCGCCGCGATCCGGGggtgctgcccgcggccccgTTGCTCTTTTTACCCCCGCGCCGTGTCTCCGCAGGGACGGACCCGCGGCGGAGCTGCCCGGCGAGACGCAGGTGCGTCGGTGACGGGGACGCGCCGCTCGGGCAGGGACCGCGGGGCGCATCGTGCCGGGCTGTGCCATGGAGAGGCTCCGagagggagcggggagcagcgtAGCGGGGCTGGCACCCCCAAAAATTCGCACCAATATTTCTGGATGGCTGCTTCGGCGGCTGGGGGAAAGCCAAGCAGTATTGCCCGCTGACGCGCTCCCTCCACCGACCCTTTTTTCTTGCGGCAGACGAGTCCGGAGCAGGAGAAGCACCGCTCCGAGATGCGGATCAGGCTCGGATCCCAGAGCAGCGACTGGACACTGAAAAGCAGCCACCACGTGTAAGGGGCCCTCGGGGCGCCGGTCGTGCTCCGACGGACGGGGCCGAGGAGCCGCGGTTGCCTTCCGGCCTCGCCGCAGCGGTGTTGGGGCTCCGATGCGGTGCGAAGCCCGGGGATGCTGCAGGGCGGCTGGTCCCCGGTGGGTTTTATCCAGCGCCTGTAGAGGATAAACACACGTGGGCTTGGAAAGGGATCGGATGGGTTTGTGGGAACAGATCCGGGGGCATCGCGGCTCAGGACACCCCGGCACGGGGGAGCTGCAGGATGGCTGTGCTTATACCTCTGCTCTGCTATTTCCAGGGTTTGGGAAAAGGCGCCGGCAGAAATAACCGTTTCGGGATCCCTGCCCGGAGCGATCTCCGTAGAAGAGGATCCCTTCCCGGAGTTTCTGAAAGAGGAACACTTTTCCGACCAAAGCTCTTTGCTAAGAGAAATGAATGACGCAATAGCGGCTCTGAGCAAAGAGCTGAAGCCGCAGGGCCCAGGTGACCCCGTCCCAGCGGGAGACGTTCCCCTGCGCCCGCGGGAGGATGCTACCGCGCAcggcgcagcccccggggccccgcgggagaCCCTCGCCGGCCTCCGCGGTCAGGAGCAAGGAGACCTTCTGCAAGAGGGACCAGCCCGAGCCGCTCTCGGTGCTGGGGACGTGACACCGGCTGGTGCGTCCGAGAGCGCCGGGCACCGCACGGCTCAGGAGCGGGGTGGAGAGCAGGGCCGGAGCCCcgggagagcagggcagggcccggAGGATGCTCGGAGGCTGTTTTTCGTGCAGGGACAGGGCACTGCTACAGCCGGGCAGATGCTGGAGGAGGCCGAGGATGtgcaaggagcacagggagaaagCACGGAGGTGGGAGCGCAGGCGCTGACGGAGGTAGAGGAAGCAGGATTCACGCAGGGAAAAACAGGCTGGGAAGCCGCGCAGCCCCCAGGAGATGCCGAGAAAGCAGCATTAACccagggagaaaattcagacgcAGATGCGGGGCCAGCTGAGCCTCGGGGGCTAGAGCTAGTGCTGGGAGAGCGTTGCACCGCGGAGGTGCTCTGCCGGGCCGCAGCGCAGGGAGAGCGCGTGCAGCATCCGCGCGACGGTGCGGAGCTGGGGGACAAGGCCGACTCGCACGCGCGGTGCTCCGAGAAACTCGATCCAGAGGCGCAGTCCCTGGGAGAGGCCGGGAGACCGGGAGTAGTGCCGGGAGAAAGCAGGGATGCAGGTTTGCAGCCGCCGGCTGCGGGACGAGACGTGGAAGCGGAGCAGGCAGGCAGCGGAGATGCAGGCGGGCTGGATGCAGCCCAGACCCCGCAACTAGCACCCGCCGAGGCCCGGAGCGTCGCTCCAGCCGCCCAAGCTGGGACGCAAGAGGCAAAGCCAGGGGAGAGCAGCgaggcagcggcgcggcccccggccgaGGCGGAGGCAGGAGAGGTAGCCCGGAGCGCGGGGGCAGAGCCGCAGCCCGGGGGTGAGTCTGCGGCGGGCGACGCGGCGCCGGGAGGGAGAGGCGATGCCGGGCTGCGGCCTGGGGACGAAGCTGAGCAGCTAGACGTGGCGCAGGGAGGGAGCACGGGTCTGGCTGAGCCGCTCGATGTGAtgcaggaggagggagctggggcaGATGTGCAACCAGGAGAGGAGGCCAAAAGCGCAGGGGGACTGGAGGG
Protein-coding sequences here:
- the RAB44 gene encoding ras-related protein Rab-44, with protein sequence MAERRAGAKGRRLGSSRRKQLREALGEDAAAAASVPGAEEEPPPAADTAQKVQDFFQACDREQKGFVTRADVQKLRAEDFPCSAEELELIFDGLDADGTGRLTSEELAAGLGQLVSSQRATRDHRRRKTASRRDRLVPGGPVLEEADSEERKHFAAFVDQLGTDNVFEDQEIWQLWVRLRQDEPPLLGNLEDFLAKMRRRIQEAKSEKEALEVILDKRVAEHNREVQQLCEALEQQMRQETQRLEQESEARSHQHGAELWQALAARETQMQRLVSAQTELEARCRSLRSSREAAGTENRRLERSNRALEERLRHVRLQLRDTQGRLRAAKAATARDGPAAELPGETQTSPEQEKHRSEMRIRLGSQSSDWTLKSSHHVVWEKAPAEITVSGSLPGAISVEEDPFPEFLKEEHFSDQSSLLREMNDAIAALSKELKPQGPGDPVPAGDVPLRPREDATAHGAAPGAPRETLAGLRGQEQGDLLQEGPARAALGAGDVTPAGASESAGHRTAQERGGEQGRSPGRAGQGPEDARRLFFVQGQGTATAGQMLEEAEDVQGAQGESTEVGAQALTEVEEAGFTQGKTGWEAAQPPGDAEKAALTQGENSDADAGPAEPRGLELVLGERCTAEVLCRAAAQGERVQHPRDGAELGDKADSHARCSEKLDPEAQSLGEAGRPGVVPGESRDAGLQPPAAGRDVEAEQAGSGDAGGLDAAQTPQLAPAEARSVAPAAQAGTQEAKPGESSEAAARPPAEAEAGEVARSAGAEPQPGDLQRLGISGQEQVSTQADKVRPDVAPEQLLPKEKPLWVTEAEQIAAECTEPPKEEVPPASTLRASVQLEEHAGSNLAGTLLADSLLRDVANSGMQPPAWLSEDARSAPDVGQWDGKQDVRPSPGDPGAVSADGAGTAPRGSPETCRDPDHLYNVLFVGDSHVGKTSFLYRLQANSFNPHLTATVGLDYQIKNLIVDNKLFALRLWDSAGQERYHSITKQFFRKADGVVLMYDITSEYSFADVRYWLSCIQEGAEDGVAILLLGNKTDCAAERRVPTKEGERLAQEHQLMFYECSAASGHNVSESMVSLVRLLKIREDQLKNKVEEEPKPTQKKKGCC